From the Argentina anserina chromosome 3, drPotAnse1.1, whole genome shotgun sequence genome, the window tgatcttaaggttcttccggaccacttgaagtatgcgtttttaggagaagaggatacattgcccgtgatcatttcatctgcactaaatgaggagcaagaagagagattgattgaagtgttgaagagacacaagacggcaataggatggaccttagccgacatcaaggggatcagtcctaccatgtgtgtgcatcgaatattgctagaagatggtgccaaaccaaccaaggaaggtcagagacgccttcatccaccaatgatgcaagttgtaaaggatgaaatcaccaagttgcacgattgtggtgtgatctaccccatctcggatagtaggtggatctctcccattcaagttgtgccaaagaagtcaggcatcacggtggtgaagaacaaggacaacgagttggtgcctcaaaggacagtgaccggACATAGGGTATGcattgactataggaagctcaatgcgacaacaaggaaggatcacatgccattaccattcattgatcaaatgcttgagaggttagctggtcactctttctattgtttccttgatggatatagtggatacaaccaaataagtgttgcggaagaagatcaagagaagactacgttcacatgcccttttggtacgtttgcttatcgtcgcatgcctttcGGATTGTGCAACGCCCCAGGTACATTTCAACGTtgcatgtatcacattttctctgagtatattggttctaaaattgaagttttcatggatgatttttctgtctatggtgaagatttcgaaacttgtttagaaaatgttgaacttgtgctcaaacgttgtgaagaaactaacttggttttgaattgggaaaaatgtcactttatggtcacgcaaggcattgtcttaggtcatattgtttcatctagaggaattgaggttgataagtctaaaatagatcttgtgcgtcacttacccctccccacaagtgtgagggatgttcgatcatTTCTTGGccatgcaggtttctatcgtaggtttatcaaggacttttccaagattgcgagaccaatgagttcattgcttcaaaaagaCGTCccatttcactttgatgatgattgcaagcatgcattcgagactttgaagaagctcctaacttcagcaccgatcatggcaccgccggattggtccttgccattcgagttgatgtgtgatgcctccgactatgcagttggagccgtgctagggcagaggaaggacaagcagccctacgccatctactatgcctcacgaacactcaatgatgctcaacaaaactacaccacaactgaaaaagaacttcttgccgtgatctttgctctagataagtttcgttcttacttgcttcaatctaaagttattgtttacactgaccatgcagctttgaagtatttaatgacaaagaaggatgccaaaccgagattgattcgatggattcttctactccaagagtttgatctcgaaatcaaggacaagaagggaagtgacaatgttgtggcggatcatttgagtcgtttggtgagagatgccgagcccttggccatccaagagagctttccggacgagcaactctttcgagttgaggtaagtgagccatggtatgcagatattgtcaattatctagtttctaagcaatttcctgATACattatcgcatgctcaaaagaatagactcaaggcattagctaagtattatgtttgggatgaaccatacttgtggaaacattgtgttgatcaaatcattaggaggtgtgtccctgaacatgaacatcattctatactcactttttgccattctgaatcttgtggaggacattttggttcacgtaggactgctcttaaggtgttagaatgtggtttcttttggcctacgatttttaaggatgcatatcatttttgcatgacttgtgataggtgccaacgcatgggaaacttatgatctagagatcaaatgcctatgacaccgattatatatgttgaaatttttgattgttggggtattgatttcatgggaccttttcctagctcaaatggtttcttatacatactcgtttgtgttgactatgtttcgaaatgggtggaagcaaaagccacccggactaatgattctcgagttgttgcagatttccttcgttctaacattttctctaggtttggtatgccgagagttatcattagtgatggaggatctcacttttgcaaccggaccattgaggcgttgttgaagaagtatggaatcaagcataaggttgctatgccttatcaccctcaaacaagtggacaagtggagttatctaatcgtgagatcaagagaattttagagaagtctgttggaccatcacgcaaggattggtctcaacgattggatgatgctctttgggcttataggacggcatacaagactcccttaggcatgtcaccatttcgactagtctatggcaaggcgtgccatcttcctgtggagcttgaacatcgtgcatggtgggctgtgaaaaattttaacatggacattgatgaggccggattacataggaagttgcaattgcatgagcttgaagagattcgaaatgaggcctatgattcggcaatggtttacaaggagaagactaagacattccatgaccgcatgattaggaagaaacactttgtcattgggcagaaagttcttttgtttaattctcgacttagattgtttccgggcaagctccgttctaggtggcttggaccatttgttgttactaatatttttccttctggtgctattcagatcaaaagtatggtgcatggaaaggaattcacagtcaatggacatcgcttgaagccgtactatgacaatttcgtggaacataatgtggaggagacgtctctccttgatcctacggcaagcaagtgatgctttgaagatagtctaggctatagactctaaacttaagccaatgaaggagccatcaacgagtgtttgcattttcttccccttaactctttctaattttcgttgcttatcatattgtacattgagggcaatgtaagttttaagtgtggggtggggtatacatcattcgttgaattctattgtttgatgcttatgtgtttcaattttgtgttttgatttccgatttttagtgtcattttagttctgtttttcgaattttaagttgtttagttgttttgtttttgtcctaggtatgcctttaactgtctaggatgagtgatctttgaatttatggttgatagatgatcatgatattgaaatgaacttaattgttatttgatggttaatcgatgtgtagattttgtacgaacatgtagtagatgaggattttgaaacttaggtacagaatgagcatgtgccttacttgtttaaattcatgtaaccctatgtgagattcgagccatatacttgtgcctttctttggagagtttattctatcgtttcttggctttataacctcattacatctattttgatcaattcatatgccatagaattgcaatgaactagagaatgctagaacttactttgtgaaactttcgaagctttatgtcataatatactctgattttgaaaaggattgttggatctttttaggatttccaccactttaagccaaaaagccgtatatccctatttgagccctgcttgggacaccttagtgtttacccctttgagcctacgttaagccttttctttcattaccaacatgttatatccttgcttagtatagttatatctctaccttgtctttgaggcttggcagagccgattcttggatgtaatatggagtgatgatttgattcaagtgtggggttatgctattgtatgttATGCCttgaaaagagtatgaaaaagagaaagaaaaatgtgttgatgccgtgagaaacagaaaagaaaaagatataggcacggcaagaaaagaaagaaaaatattgaatgaatgatgaaaagatctcggcatacatacatgtttttggtgaatttggagttgtgatgtatttgttgaaggctcaataatgttatacttagcctttgttcgttttcaaaatgtttaaagtgatgaatgggtccaacattatgatatttggcccttgatttatggagtatggcgacataaggtggatgttttgctctgctaagtcttgaggatgacctttgtgattctttttaccttgaaaatatgtccatgccgagcctaacCTATCCTTTTTCTAAAGATccacatgattcttaaaatgagtagctcttgatctatggagtttgtttcataagtaagcatatggtttgggttcatttgtgcatatgattggtatctttcatgaggttttcgattttcactatgtttataactcttgtgtgtgaaaagcttttaagcatatgccatgttcttgagagaaaagatttggagtgcatatcctatgtgagttgaatttgaacttattttgaacatgttgagcttaatatcatctttatttctgccatgtcttacttgttaaacgaaatctcatgtttgttaaccattgaattcatcttatctatttcgattgagtgttattattgatgctatgagtttgaagatctctgagacaaaatgttgaaggcattagtgttgtgtcgttagttttagtgttttgattttcgttttctgttttgatttccTTTTATAGTGTTTgttaagggactagcaaagtctaagtgtggggttgttgataggagcacaaagtgtgacgttcttaatgtatatatgccctattcttatgctttgttacttcgcatttagttgttttaggttcatatttgatatatgtatgttctaggtagagctatttcgaattgagatgatttgatgatgaaattgtgctaagtgttagaactcctgattgaacTAGGATTCTTTattcgactaggactctactttcctattttcattctttcctatttcttaatcgacgatttcttttcaggaaagacaaatcatatttggaaagaaaggagagttgccgagttgcattcctagttgaacaaggaaatcatattcgagttgaacaaggagaagaggaggccggcctagctactcctagttggaccaagagattgccgtgcagcccttaaagtgatctccctattggacttggtttcctacatcaagttggatatggagtacataaactaaatccataacaaagaggatttcagtttcccaattggattctatctccttttggcacggcaagaaggcttcctagacctctatatatagaggccggcctctccattcagcaggATGATCAGCCCTatacacaaacacagccatagctctgccgaattcatcctttatccttccaagaaatcctaaaaccgattccatcattccccaccaatcaatagccttcaaacacgcttgtgaagaaggtttcatccatagaagtctcggctacacttgtggattgcttgatttataaagtgtaaccatgattcactcttgtttaatttcggttttggttttattcttgttcttggatgaagcttgcgatttgtgtagcgtagtcttgtatcaattttgtctatgaaatagctacttgattcaatttatatagaggattcgaaaattgttttggttttatggatttctgtttttggtttatgccGAACCTAGCCCTTGAACAATTTCGATTTCTttgtgttatgactatgcttgtagcatgatatttaggttgttggattaaagacttatgctaagaacatgtttattcttgtttatgtgattttcgaattgcatggttgttggttaagtaagtgacatacttgatgaattcaatgtgcatggctttgggattacatgattaagatgagCATGTTAgaattcgattatggctgcttggttttgatcgaatgtgttaagtgtctatgtgtttaggttactgcttagaaccctaaatgcatgatccatccttggtTGTTCATTACATAGTCTCGGCACGATTCTAAGAATGGACATAGAACTTGTTCGATTCCCTCTatgtgagttgttttggtgattgtttatgtgttggttggttgatcacatgtatatattagtttaggttttatttactgtttttatgactcaatccaaaatctatatcaaaccttaaaccctttatgaattcgtgttaattgatgtgatcctaagacctggctggatccccggtttgtgaacgataccctcttgctttatactactatgatgtgttcagggttaaatattgatgtcgagtaatcgagcattcatcatCGGGGTAGGTCTATCTTTATTCTCGCCTcatccaaaatatatatagtaataTGCATGTAAACCATTTGAATGGTTTGGCATATGTACAAGCATATAATCACCATCAAAAACTTAAGCAAAGGACACAAAACTCATACAAAATTTTAGTGGGCTTTAATGGGTTGGTCATCGCTTAAAATCTTACAAAACTCGTACAAATGTAGCATTTCTCTTACATAATAatcaaaaatttgaaattgtataatgaatttgagagaataATCGTAGTTTTATTGATAAATATGAGccatatatagacattacatcaAAGATCCCGATGAATCAGGGATATGATATTATTCATCATCTAGCTAAGCTATACTAATTAGAACAATATACACCAAGAATATTTAGGAGATGATTCTCCTATAATACTCCCCATTGTATCGTGATCCTAATGTGACATAGTGCAATACTATTGTATCGGTAAAAACTTTattaagcaaaacaaaaacctcttaaGTAAAATTAAAAGCTTTGgtcgaagaagaaaaagagcacaacgcactaACTACAAATGGTCAATGCATGTGACGTAGACTCCCCAGGTTGTCTACAAAACTGCTCCCCCTGGACATTAACTCAATCTTGGAGCTCTGATAAATGACACAAGCCAATGCATCTCACATGCTTCACAAATGTAGATTTAGGTAGAgacttagtgaacaaatcTGTCACATTATCCTCAAAACGAATCTAATTAACTTGGATATTCAACATCTCTTGTTGTTGCTGATTATAAGAGAACTTTGATGAAATATATGTTGTGTTACACCCTTAATTAAACCTAACTTCATCTGCTCAATGCAAGCTACATTAACTTCGTAGATACAAGTTGGTTCAACTGTAGTAGAAATTAATCCACTAGCATCTCGAATATGCGTAATGATTGCTCGAAGCCAAATGCACTCTTTGACGGCTTCATGTAATGCAATAATCTCATAATGATTCGAGTAAGTAGTAACAAGGGTTTGCTTGGTTGATGTCCAACAAATCACCGTATTCCCCATAGTAAAAACATAACCAGTTTGCGAACGTCCTTTGTGTGGATCCGAAAGGTATCCAGCATCAGAAAATCCTACCAACTCATCACTATAAGTTGTAGAAAATGAGGAATCATCATTCAAGTGCTGAGAACTAGCACCGGCGGTGACAGCGGCGGTGGCAGAGCCGTGTCCGACTTTCTAAGAGGCTGTGGCGGCGACACGGTCACGTAACAGTCTGACATCGCCATCAATTACTGCCGGAATAACACTTTCATGTCGGAATACTATAGTACAACCCTATATCAATGAAACCCTTCAAATACCTGAAGATGTTCTTAATTCCGTTCCAATGACGAATGGTTGGTGCAAAATTAAACCTggctaataagttcactgaGAATGCAATGTCTGGATGAGTCCATTGAGCTAGATAAAGCGAAGCTCCTACGACACTCACATATGGATTCAGAACCAAGgatctcttcatcatcctctttcaGACATAATGGATCTTTCTTGGTATCCAGACTTCTTATGACCATGAGAGTATTAGCACGGTGCACAATTTTGTCCATACAGAAGCACATGAGCATCTTTCATACATATGCAGACTGGTGTACAAGGATTCCACCAACTATATGCTCAATTTCCAAACCTATGCAAAACCGAGTCATTCCCCTGTCTTTCATCACAAATTCTGCCTTCAAGTAGCTTCTCGTCTCATCAATCTCATTTAGAGATTTAATTAGACAACAACTATAGCAAAACCAGAACTGTTgtgtttgataaacacacaAGGGCACAGTTCATCGTTCTTGTATCCCTTCCCAATCAAGTGCTTGCTCAAACGTGTACACCACATTCTATCGGATTGTTTCAATCCATAAAGTGTAATACTCTGAATTTTCGGGTTTGATTCATATAAATTCTTGTAGATTATTAAACTCAgaatttgaataaaaatcacattttttcGTTTTCTCGTCGTTGTCAGACGAAACGGAACCGATctcggaaatttaaattgaaaaacgttacgttttctgtgactcgagagtcgacttttattccgtcgctcgtctctgaaaacttcctttacggaagttgtagagctcgtcgatacgagttcgtggacatatCATACACCTTAATTGGATGttgtatgtaaaagttattattgatgaaagttagtttctgattttggaaggctataaaatgaaattttgggAAAACCTAATTTTCCTAAAACAGAACCCCCCCTCCCCCCGCGTAactttctctctcccctccCCCGACCCTCAATCTCTCCGATTTTTCTCCATCGGCGATCTCCGTTCTTAAGCCACCGTGcacgacaccgccggtgtctTTGGAATCGCACGGCTAAGGCGCTCCGATCCAGTGCAGCGATGACCCACCCCGCGATGTGTCACGTCGCCACCAAAGGACCGCTACAGCAACTCTGAAAAAATCGGCATCACCGGCAACGCTAGAGCTCAGGGTCACGACTACGAGTCCTCTCTCCTCGACACAATTCCACCAGCGGTGATGCTTGAATCAAGCTGCAGCTACTCCGATTTCCAAATCCCAATCCGGGATCTTGCGGCGACAATTTCCGGCCGGCGTGGGGAAATTAAAGGTATGGTTGTGATCTCATCCTCATGCTCTTCGTCTTTGATGttgaatatttgtttgatttgaggAGTTTTGgtcggaggtggtggtggagcgCCTGCAACCatctgtggcggcgcgtgggagaaGGTGAGGGTGGTAGGGGCTAGGCTATCGATCTAGGACGGCGTAGGAAGTGAAATTGTGAGGTTTAGGAGTTGCGTGTGAGGTCACGCGCGCCGGTTTGGGCGGCGCATGAGCCCCGCGCACCACTACTGTGGGTGGCACGTGAACTCCACGCGCGGCTACTGGAGGGTGGCgtgtgagccccacgcgccgtcGTCTGTAGCTGCGCATGTACTCGTTTCCTGAACAGTAACTTGGCGAACAATGGTttcatgaacagtgaattATGAACAGTGATTTAGCGATAATGAGTTGTCGCCTAtaaattttacgtatcgttttctaagcagtTTATCATGAttttaggtgactgacgaaacgagtgagggaattaCTTTCAGCGTCATGGAaattgcacgcaggaaataaggtg encodes:
- the LOC126787264 gene encoding secreted RxLR effector protein 161-like: MKRSLVLNPYVSVVGASLYLAQWTHPDIAFSVNLLARFNFAPTIRHWNGIKNIFSDELVGFSDAGYLSDPHKGRSQTGYVFTMGNTVICWTSTKQTLVTTYSNHYEIIALHEAVKECIWLRAIITHIRDASGLISTTVEPTCIYEVNVACIEQMKLGLIKGVTQHIFHQSSLIISNNKRC